Below is a window of Neomonachus schauinslandi unplaced genomic scaffold, ASM220157v2 HiC_scaffold_5893, whole genome shotgun sequence DNA.
GCCTTGGGTGCCATGTCTCTAGAGTGTCCCCCCATCGGGATGGAGTCCCACCGTATCGAGGACAACCAGATCCGGGCCTCGTCCATGCTGCGGCATGGCCTGGGGGCACAGCGAGGCAGGCTCAACATGCAGGTGGGTGTTGGGATGCGCCCATCTTGCAACTGGGCAGGGGGCTCTGCCATGTGCTCATCCTCCGCACCGCCCCCAACAGGCCGGGGCCACCGAGGATGACTACTATGACGGGGCATGGTGCGCTGAGGATGATGCTCAGAGACAGTGGATCGAGGTAGACACCAGAAGGACCACCAAGTTCACAGGCATCATCACCCAGGGCCGTGACTCCAGCATCCAGTACGTCGGCCAGACTCAGGCACCTAGCGAGGGGTGGATGGCTCCGGGCACAGGACTGCGTCCCATGCAGGACGCGCCACCCCCAATCCTCGTGGATGAGCAGATCACCCACCCGTGGCACGTAGCAGGCGTGGGAGCCGCTCCTGCTGCCCGGGACGAGCCCCACACACCCCTGCCAACTCCTGAGTGCCCGGGACCTGGGCAGGGAGAGCAGCCTGCCCTGACCGCCGTTTGCTCCCCAGTGATGACTTCGTGACCTCCTTCTTCGTGGGCTTCAGCAACGACAGCCAGACGTGGACGATGTTCACCAACGGCTATGAGGAAATGGTGGGGGCCCCTGAGCTCGCGGCTCTGCCCTGGCgtcggggctgggggtgggctcttgaggcaggggtggggggctgttcTGAGGCCGGCCTCTCCCCAGACCTTCCATGGGAACGTGGACAAGGACACGCCCGTGCTGAGCGAGCTCCCGGAGCCAGTGGTGGCCCGCTTCATCCGCGTCTACCCACTCACCTGGAATGGCAGCCTGTGCATGCGCCTGGAGGTGCTAGGGTGTCCCGTGTCTCGTGAGTGCAGGGGGCTGCTGGGCAGCcggcggggggcaggggctggctggGAGGGGGGCTGCCCGGGAGGGGGGGCCTGGCCACGGGGAGGGGCTGGCCGGGGCTGGG
It encodes the following:
- the LOC110583069 gene encoding adipocyte enhancer-binding protein 1-like encodes the protein MESHRIEDNQIRASSMLRHGLGAQRGRLNMQAGATEDDYYDGAWCAEDDAQRQWIEVDTRRTTKFTGIITQGRDSSIHDDFVTSFFVGFSNDSQTWTMFTNGYEEMTFHGNVDKDTPVLSELPEPVVARFIRVYPLTWNGSLCMRLEVLGCPVSRECRGLLGSRRG